GAGGAGTAAAAGCAGCAGGTGaaaagaggggaggagaaggccaaagagagagagagagagagcgagagagagtgagagagagagagagattctgctTTCTGAGGCCTGCTTCTGAAGTCTAAAGTGCCCTAACATCAATAAAAGGGCTAGGGGAGTTATGAGCCTAGGACCTTGAATGAAATGTGTATATTTGTTATGTGCTATTACTCTATAATCTTGTATTTGTattcttttacaattttttttatgcttttgtaTATCTTAGATGATAGAAATAATTGTATACAACCTCATATATGAATGGACGAATGAATAGATTTGGCAAAACCTCAAGAAACTGAATCAATCTGTTGGAATACCTAGCCCACCACTTTGCCCACGTAAGGACCTTAGGAAACAGTCCCTAAATGTTGTCATGTTCCTTTAATCATATGTCTTGGCTGAAAAATATTGGACCATTTAAtgataaaacaaaggaaaattgcttttaaatatcATCATTAAAAgagcaaaaatatagaaaaaccaTAGTGCCATgtcatgttgatattttgaaaaaTCCCAGTACCCCAATATCCTCAATAAATTCCAAAGCAAAGAAAGTTTGAACAACAACTTCATCACTGAAGAGATGaaaacttttattaaatttaagtCCCAATAACTGTTGAAATATTTCGGATGATATTTATAGTAAAATAGTATCTAACTCTTTTCATATTGTAGGTCTTTGGCTGACATCCAGGTCTAGGAAAGATTTTTGGTCTTCCATTGTAAATGAATTTACATCCTAGGGAATTTATGTGGCTGTGTGATGAGAGGTTGCAAGCCCAGTTATAGGTACTGGAGTTTAGAAGATTGTTAGGATTCTAATTTGGCTAGTTCTAAAGTGCCATCTTTTCAGGATCCCCAGCAGAAGGAGGTTTTCAACAAGTGGGCTCagagcagtagcagcagcagacTGGGCGGCAGCAGGACTGTCCACAGTAGGACGGGCGGCAGCAGGAGGCTTGGGCATGGTGCAGTTGACAGCAGGATGGGGGCGTGCAGCTCACCACACAGCAGGGGGGCAGGCAGGTACCCTCCACACGGCAGTCTGGGCGGCACCACCTGATACGGGTGCTCACAGCTCCACTGCTGCCCTCCTGGCCATAGCCGATGCCACCACCATTGCAGGAGCTGGTCTCACAGCAGCTTGGCTGGCAACAGCTGGTCTCACAGCAGCTTGGCTGGCAACAGCTGGTCTCACAGCAGCTTGGCTGGCAGCAGCTGGAGCTGCAGGTCCCACTGGTTGAGAACCTGGGAAATCCGCAGAAGCTGGTCTG
The sequence above is drawn from the Symphalangus syndactylus isolate Jambi chromosome 20, NHGRI_mSymSyn1-v2.1_pri, whole genome shotgun sequence genome and encodes:
- the LOC129470417 gene encoding keratin-associated protein 1-1-like: MACCQTSFCGFPSCSTSGTCGSSCCQPSCCETSCCQPSCCETSCCQPSCCQTSFCGFPRFSTSGTCSSSCCQPSCCETSCCQPSCCETSCCQPSCCETSSCNGGGIGYGQEGSSGAVSTRIRWCRPDCRVEGTCLPPCCVVSCTPPSCCQLHHAQASCCRPSYCGQSCCRPVCCCYCSEPTC